The following proteins are encoded in a genomic region of uncultured Ilyobacter sp.:
- the dtd gene encoding D-aminoacyl-tRNA deacylase: MRVVAQRVSKAQVSVEGNVVGKIDKGLLIFLGITHRDNEKDAKWLVNKISGLRIFSDEDGKMNKSIEDIEGEILLISQFTLYGDARKGRRPSFIDAAKPDIAVPLYNKFIELIREKNLKVSTGEFGADMKVELLNDGPVTMIIESPEQSN, from the coding sequence ATGAGAGTTGTTGCACAAAGGGTTTCAAAGGCCCAGGTTTCAGTAGAAGGAAATGTCGTTGGAAAAATAGATAAAGGTCTTTTAATTTTTCTTGGAATAACACACAGAGACAATGAAAAAGACGCCAAATGGCTTGTTAACAAAATTTCAGGATTAAGAATATTTTCTGACGAAGATGGTAAAATGAATAAATCCATAGAGGATATCGAAGGTGAAATACTTTTAATTTCACAGTTTACGCTATACGGAGATGCTAGAAAAGGAAGACGTCCTAGTTTTATTGATGCTGCAAAGCCAGATATTGCCGTTCCTTTATACAATAAATTTATTGAACTTATAAGAGAAAAAAACTTAAAAGTTTCAACAGGTGAATTTGGCGCCGATATGAAAGTTGAACTTTTAAATGATGGACCTGTAACGATGATCATTGAATCTCCTGAGCAGTCTAATTAA
- a CDS encoding HU family DNA-binding protein, whose translation MTKKEFIAKYCENGGFVSKAEAERKLNALLDTIETVLVDGNEVNFIGWGKWEVVERAKRKVRNPQTGRKMTVKAKKVVKFKPGKKLVDKIAK comes from the coding sequence ATGACTAAGAAAGAATTTATAGCAAAATACTGTGAAAATGGTGGTTTTGTATCTAAGGCTGAAGCTGAAAGGAAATTAAATGCTCTATTAGATACTATTGAAACCGTTCTAGTTGACGGAAATGAAGTCAATTTCATTGGCTGGGGTAAGTGGGAAGTTGTAGAAAGAGCCAAAAGAAAAGTGAGAAATCCTCAGACAGGTAGAAAGATGACTGTCAAAGCCAAAAAAGTAGTTAAATTTAAACCTGGTAAAAAGCTAGTAGACAAGATCGCGAAATAA
- a CDS encoding citrate/2-methylcitrate synthase, translating to MSYYTKKYFKNLIKMAQDNNFIEPEYYDKYNVKKGLRNKNGTGVLVGLTKIGDVRGYDVVDGIKVPKDGALYYRGIEIKDFVKGFQEENRMGFEECIFLLLFGKLPSKFELEEFNLLLDELRFLPDGFTENFLLKLPSKNIMNLLQRSVLFLYSMDDSADDLDVENLVRQSLELIAKIPTIMAYGYHATEHYFNGKSLFIHPPKRGLSTAENILYMSRYNSKYTKTEAEVLDLCLVLHAEHGGGNNSAFATHVVSSSGTDTYSAISTAIGSLKGPKHGGANSKVKLMMSNIKDNIVNYEDKTELKNYLIKILSKKAFDREGLIYGMGHAIYTLSDPRAVLLKEKAYELAKEKNNIKEFQLYNDVESLTKEIFENSKGKLMSANVDLYSGFIYDMLNIPDNLYTPIFAAARSAGWSAHRIEQILSDKKIIRPAYQHVLGDNDYTPLNKR from the coding sequence TTGTCGTACTATACGAAAAAATATTTTAAAAATTTAATCAAGATGGCACAAGATAATAATTTTATTGAGCCTGAATATTATGATAAGTACAATGTAAAAAAAGGTTTGAGAAATAAAAATGGAACAGGGGTTCTTGTTGGACTTACTAAAATTGGTGATGTAAGAGGATATGATGTTGTTGATGGAATTAAGGTTCCAAAGGACGGTGCCTTATATTATAGAGGAATAGAGATAAAAGATTTTGTAAAAGGATTTCAAGAAGAAAATAGGATGGGCTTTGAAGAATGTATTTTTCTGCTTCTTTTTGGAAAACTTCCGTCAAAATTTGAGCTAGAAGAATTTAATTTATTACTTGACGAATTACGATTTCTTCCAGATGGATTTACAGAAAACTTCTTGTTAAAACTTCCAAGTAAAAATATTATGAACTTACTTCAAAGAAGTGTACTTTTTTTATATTCCATGGATGATAGTGCCGATGACCTAGATGTTGAAAATTTGGTTAGACAAAGTCTCGAACTGATTGCAAAAATCCCTACTATTATGGCCTATGGATATCATGCTACAGAGCATTATTTCAATGGAAAAAGTCTATTTATACATCCACCTAAAAGAGGTCTTAGTACAGCTGAAAATATTTTATATATGAGTAGATATAATAGTAAATATACAAAAACTGAAGCAGAAGTTTTAGATCTTTGCCTAGTCCTTCATGCTGAACATGGTGGAGGAAACAATTCCGCCTTTGCTACCCACGTTGTTTCGTCTAGTGGTACTGACACTTATTCCGCTATTTCAACAGCCATAGGTTCTCTTAAAGGTCCAAAACACGGGGGAGCAAATTCAAAAGTTAAACTTATGATGAGTAACATCAAGGACAATATTGTAAATTATGAGGATAAAACCGAACTCAAAAATTATCTAATAAAAATATTAAGTAAAAAGGCTTTTGATAGAGAGGGATTGATATATGGTATGGGACACGCTATTTATACGCTTTCTGATCCCAGGGCAGTACTTTTAAAAGAAAAGGCTTATGAACTTGCCAAAGAAAAAAACAATATCAAAGAATTCCAGCTTTATAATGATGTAGAATCTCTTACTAAAGAAATTTTTGAGAATTCAAAAGGTAAACTTATGAGTGCCAATGTTGACTTATACTCTGGATTTATTTATGATATGTTGAACATTCCAGACAATCTTTACACTCCTATTTTTGCAGCTGCTCGTTCTGCAGGATGGTCGGCACATCGAATTGAACAAATTTTAAGTGATAAAAAAATTATAAGGCCTGCTTATCAGCATGTTTTAGGTGATAATGATTACACACCATTAAATAAGAGATAA
- a CDS encoding IS30 family transposase, with protein MKKYKHLTKLENDKRLPDKVINKAKLEGLSDFSTSTLYRAINGGLVNISIEKVLKFKGKTKGKNTNDVRGQILNRIFIKERSKEANQREKIGHWEGDLVISKGRKVGLLTLVDIHNHYPIVEKVSDKSPFSILQALKRALEGLPKE; from the coding sequence ATGAAGAAGTACAAACATCTTACAAAACTTGAAAATGATAAACGGCTACCAGATAAAGTTATTAATAAAGCTAAATTAGAAGGACTATCTGATTTTTCAACATCAACATTATACAGAGCTATTAATGGCGGTCTTGTAAACATTTCTATTGAGAAAGTTCTTAAGTTTAAAGGTAAAACAAAAGGCAAAAATACTAATGACGTCAGAGGACAAATTCTTAATAGAATTTTTATAAAAGAAAGGTCTAAAGAAGCTAATCAAAGAGAGAAAATTGGTCATTGGGAAGGGGATTTGGTAATAAGTAAAGGAAGAAAAGTCGGTCTTTTAACTCTTGTTGATATACACAATCATTATCCTATTGTTGAAAAAGTAAGTGATAAAAGCCCTTTTTCTATTTTGCAGGCACTTAAACGTGCGCTAGAAGGTCTTCCTAAAGAATAA
- a CDS encoding IS30 family transposase, which translates to MEKNFQDSKELGIKVYFCNPYSPWEKGSNENFIGILQQYFPKKTDFNKVSDQELERVLKKFKNRPRKILVYFKVTDIFWKKVK; encoded by the coding sequence ATGGAAAAGAATTTTCAGGATTCAAAGGAATTAGGCATAAAAGTATATTTTTGTAATCCATATTCTCCATGGGAAAAAGGTAGTAACGAAAATTTTATCGGTATATTACAGCAGTATTTTCCAAAGAAAACAGACTTTAATAAAGTATCTGACCAAGAATTGGAAAGAGTCCTGAAAAAATTTAAAAATAGGCCAAGAAAAATATTAGTTTATTTCAAAGTTACAGATATTTTTTGGAAAAAAGTGAAGTGA